Within the Miscanthus floridulus cultivar M001 chromosome 2, ASM1932011v1, whole genome shotgun sequence genome, the region GACCATGAACGAGATCAAGATGCTGGCGGCCTCCGAAGCGCGGGAAGCATCTCAAGCTATCCGACGAGCCATGTCCGTCGCTGTATAAGTACCGGGGTAAAGGCGCAACGACCACATCAGACATTATTCAGACAGCAGCAGGTACCCCGTCTCGGAAAGCCAAGCCAAACCACCGCGACCTCGAGACCTCTTCGTCGGCCGGCCAAATACATCGGATCCAGCAGCACGGTCGATCGGAACGGAATGCTTCGCGTCGACGACCACATCGCCGAGCTCTGCCTTCTGCTGGCCAAAGTCCTCGGCAAGAAGAAGCGCAAGGAATTCCAGACGGTGGAGCTGTTGGTGCGGATGGACTGCGAGGGATGCGAGCGCAGGGTCAAGAAGGCATTGGAGGACATGAAAGGTGCGTGCCCTGCCGTGCCGTGCGTTCTCCGTCCGGCCGCCGATCGAGCAACTAACTAACAGCCGAGTGTCTCCGCGGTGCGCCACCGTGAGTGCAGGCGTGAGCAGCGTGGAGGTGGACCCGAAGCAGAACAAGGTATCCGTGTCCGGATACGTGGAGGCGTCGGAGGTGATggagcggctgcggcggcgggccGGGAAGGAGGCGCAGCCGTGGCCCTACGTGCCGTACGAGGTGGTGCCGCACCCCTACGCCCCGGGCGCCTACGACAAGAAGGCGCCGCCCGGGTACGTCCGCAACGTGCTCGACGACCCCGATGCCGCGCCGCTCGTTAGGGCCAGCTCCATGGAGGAGAGGTACACCACCGCCTTCAGCGACGACAACCCGAACTCCTGCGCCGTCATGTGAACGTGTTGCAGCCTCTCGTCTCGTAAGCACTGTAGCACAGGAGAGGTACACACAACAGAGTAACACACCGTGCTTGTGGAGTCCTGGAGTGTTCCCTAGCTTCCTCTCTGTTCCTCTGATAGCTGTAGTACAGTTTTGTGCAAATGTAAATTACTACTGAAGTTGAGTGTTGAGATGAAACCTTGGCTTTGGTTTTGTTGTTTGGAACTAGACTCTCATTGCTCATGGCTACATCATTCTTCGTTGCTAATTTGCTACTAACAGAACAAGGGATTAAGGG harbors:
- the LOC136535686 gene encoding heavy metal-associated isoprenylated plant protein 27-like, which codes for MLLLLEPLDPAIRIRMIQTSTVLLDMTACIDHERDQDAGGLRSAGSISSYPTSHVRRCISTGVKAQRPHQTLFRQQQVPRLGKPSQTTATSRPLRRPAKYIGSSSTVDRNGMLRVDDHIAELCLLLAKVLGKKKRKEFQTVELLVRMDCEGCERRVKKALEDMKGVSSVEVDPKQNKVSVSGYVEASEVMERLRRRAGKEAQPWPYVPYEVVPHPYAPGAYDKKAPPGYVRNVLDDPDAAPLVRASSMEERYTTAFSDDNPNSCAVM